The following nucleotide sequence is from Cyclopterus lumpus isolate fCycLum1 chromosome 20, fCycLum1.pri, whole genome shotgun sequence.
ATCCACCAAAAGCGCCTGATCGCCGGACTCCAGCATCTGGCCGGCGATGGCCTGAGTCTCCTCCCAGTGCCGCAGCAtgatgctgggggggggggggggggggggtcaagggtCACATTCACTCAATTATTGGAAAGCAGAGTGGCTTCAGATCACAACATCAACAGTTGAATTGTAacccatttttttaaaaacccgcTCACGTGTGCTTGTCTTTGAGCAGCCATCTTGAATCTCTGCGCTCGTACACGACGATGGGCGGAAGCCGATAGTCAGCGGTCATCTTGCCGCCGTCCAGCTGTGGAGCGAAGCAGAAGAAACGTTGGCTGTTGTTTCTGTCGGGAAGTCGTGCTGTCGCCCGTTGGGAAGTCGCGCTGTCGCCCGTTGGGAAGTCGCGCTGTCGGGAAGTCGCCCGTCGAGAAGTCGCCCGTCAAGCTGTTGGGAAGTCGCCCGTCGAGGTGTCGGGAAGTCGCCCGTCAAGCTGTTGGGAAGTCGCCCGTCGCCCCGTCGGGAAGTCGCCCGTCAAGAAGTCGCCCGTCAAGAAGTCGCCCGTCAAGAAGTCGCCCTTCGAGAAGTCGCCCGTCGGGAAGTCGCCCGTCAAGAAGTCGCCCTTCGAGAAGTCGCCCTTCGAGAAGTCGCCCTTCGAGAAGTCGCCCGTCGAGGTGTCGGGAAGTCGCCCGGCGAGCCGTCGGGAAGTCGCCCGGCGAGCCGACGGGAAGTCGCCCGTCAAGGTGTCGGGAAGTCGCCCTGACGGGAAGTCGCCCGTCAAGAAGTCGCCCTTCGAGAAGTCGCCCTTCGAGAAGTCGGGAAGTCGCCCGGCGAGCCGTCGGGAAGTCGCCCGGCGAGCCGACGGGAAGTCGCCCGTCGAGCCGACGGGAAGTCGCCCGTCGAGGCGTCGGGAAGTCGCCCGGCGAGCCGTCGGGAAGTCGCCCGTCGAGGCGTCGGGAAGTCGCCCGTCGAGGCGTCGGGAAGTCGCCCGGCGAGCCGTCGGGAAGTCGCCCATCAAAAAGTCGCCCTTCGAGAAGTCGCCCTTCGAGAAGTCGCCCGTCGAGGTGTCGGGAAGTCGCCCCGTCGGGAAGTCGCCCTGACGGGAAGTCGCCCATCAAGAAGTCGCCCTTCGAGAAGTCGCCCTTCGAGAAGTCGCCCGTCGAGGTGTCGGGAAGTCGCCCGGCGAGCCGTCGGGAAGTCGCCCGGCGAGCCGACGGGAAGTCGCCCGTCAAGGTGTCGGGAAGTCGCCCGTCAAGGTGTCGGGAAGTCGCCCTGACGGGAAGTCGCCCTTCGAGAAGTCGCCCTTCGAGAAGTCGCCCGTCGAGGTGTCGCCCGTCGAGGTGTCGGGAAGTCGCCCGGCGAGCCGTCGGGAAGTCGCCCGGCGAGCCGACGGGAAGTCGCCCGGCAAGCCGACGGGAAGTCGCCCATCGAGCCGTCGGGAAGTCGCCCGTCGAGGCGTCGGGAAGTCGCCCGTCGAGGCGTCGGGAAGTCGCCCGTCGAGGCGTCGGGAAGTCGCCCGTCGAGGCGTCGGGAAGTCGCCCGTCGAGGCGTCGGGAAGTCGCCCGGCGAGCCGTCGGGAAGTCGAGGCGTCGGGAAGTCGCCCGTCGAGGCGTCGGGAAGTCGCCCGTCGAGGCGTCGGGAAGTCGCCCGGCGAGCCGTCGGGAAGTCGCCCATCAAAAAGTCGCCCTTCGAGAAGTCGCCCTTCGAGAAGTCGCCCGTCGAGGTGTCGGGAAGTCGCCCCGTCGGGAAGTCGCCCTGACGGGAAGTCGCCCATCAAGAAGTCGCCCTTCGAGAAGTCGCCCTTCGAGAAGTCGCCCGTCGAGGTGTCGGGAAGTCGCCCGGCGAGCCGTCGGGAAGTCGCCCGGCGAGCCGACGGGAAGTCGCCCGTCAAGGTGTCGGGAAGTCGCCCGTCAAGGTGTCGGGAAGTCGCCCTGACGGGACGTCGCCCTTCGAGAAGTCGCCCTTCGAGAAGTCGCCCGTCGAGGTGTCGCCCGTCGAGGTGTCGGGAAGTCGCCCGGCGAGCCGTCGGGAAGTCGCCCGGCGAGCCGACGGGAAGTCGCCCGGCGAGCCGACGGGAAGTCGCCCATCGAGCCGTCGGGAAGTCGCCCGTCGAGGCGTCGGGAAGTCGCCCGTCGAGGCGTCGGGAAGTCGCCCGGCGAGCCGTCGGGAAGTCGAGGCGTCGGGAAGTCGAGGCGTCGGGAAGTCGCCCGTCGAGGCGTCGGGAAGTCGAGGCGTCGGGAAGTCGCCCGGCGGGAAGTCGGGAAGTCGCCCGGCGAGCCGTCGGGAAGTCGCCCGGCGAGCCGACGGGAAGTCGCCCGTCGAGCCGTCGGGAAGTCGCCCGTCGGGAAGTCGCCCGGCGAGCCGTCGGGAAGTCGAGGCGTCGGGAAGTCGCCCGGCGGGAAGTCGCCCGGCGAGCCGACGGGGAGTCGCTCACCATCAACAGGACCGCGTTGTCGAACTGCTCTGAGATCTTGTCGGCGATCTTCAGCGCACACGGAGTCGGGCTGCGGGACGGAGAGAGAACGATCTTTACCGAAGAGGAAACGGGACCGAACACCTGAGGACGACGAGGGACTCACCTGCTGTCTGACACGCAGGCGTTGGCTTGGTAGTATCCCACAATCCTTTGCTGCGTCTGTGAACACCACACGTCCACCTGAGGCCGGCGAGATGAAGTAaagacataaatacttcctctagcagtacttctacttcaataaagaacataaatacttcctctagcagtacttctacttcaataaagaacataaatacttcctctagcagtacttctacttcaataaagaacataaatacttcctctagcagtacttctacttcaataaagaacataaatacttcctctagcagtacttctacttcaataaaggacataaatacttcctctagcagtacttctacttcaataaagaacataaatacttcctctagcagtacttctacttcaataaagaacataaatacttcctctagcagtacttctacttcaataaagaacataaatacttcctccagcagtactttacttcagtaaagaacataaatacttcctctagcagtacttctacttcaataaagaacataaatacttcctctagcagtacttctacttcaataaagaacataaatacttcctctagcagtacttctacttcaataaagaacataaatacttcctctagcagtacttctacttcaataaagaacataaatacttcctctagcagtacttctacttcaataaagaacataaatacttcctctagcagtacttctacttcaataaagaacataaatacttcctccagcagtactttacttcagtaaagaacataaatacttcctctagcagtacttctacttcaataaagaacataaatacttcctctagcagtacttctacttcaataaagaacataaatacttcctctagcagtacttctacttcaataaagaacataaatacttcctctagcagtacttctacttcaataaagaacataaatacttcctccagcagtactttacttcagtaaagaacataaatacttcctccagcagtactttacttcagtaaaggacataaatacttctacttcagtaaaggacataaatacttctacttcagtaaaggacataaatacttctacttcagtaaaggacataagtacttctacttcagtaaaggacataaatacttcctccagcagtactttacttcagtaaaggacataaatactttgacttcagtaaaggacataagtacttctacttcagtaaaggacataagtacttctacttcagtaaaggacataaatacttcctccagcagtacttctacttcagtaaaggacataaatacttgctccagtagtactttacttcagtaaaggacataaatacttcctccagcagtatttctacttcagtaaaggacataaatacttcctctagcagtacttctacttcaataaagaacataaatacttcctctagcagtacttctacttcaataaagaacataaatacttcctccagcagtactttacttcagtaaaggacataaatacttcctctagcagtacttctacttcagtaaaggacataaatacttcctctagcagtacttctacttcagtaaaggacataaatacttctacttcagtaaaggacataagtacttctacttcagtaaaggacataaatacttcctccagcagtactttacttcagtaaaggacataaatactttgacttcagtaaaggacataagtacttctacttcagtaaaggacataagtacttctacttcagtaaaggacataaatacttcctccagcagtacttctacttcagtaaaggacataaatacttgctccagtagtactttacttcagtaaaggacataaatactttgacttcagtaaaggacataagtacttctacttcagtaaaggacataagtacttctacttcagtaaaggacataaatacttcctccagtagtactttacttcagtaaaggacataaatacttcctctagcagtacttctacttcagtaaaggacataaatacttgctccagtagtactttacttcagtaaagaacataaatacttcctctagcagtacttctacttcaataaagaacataaatacttcctctagcagtacttctacttcaataaaggacataaatacttcctctagcagtacttctacttcaataaagaacataaatacttcctctagcagtacttctacttcaataaagaacataaatacttcctctagcagtacttctacttcaataaagaacataaatacttcctccagcagtactttacttcagtaaagaacataaatacttcctctagcagtacttctacttcaataaagaacataaatacttcctctagcagtacttctacttcaataaagaacataaatacttcctctagcagtacttctacttcaataaagaacataaatacttcctctagcagtacttctacttcaataaagaacataaatacttcctccagcagtactttacttcagtaa
It contains:
- the emc9 gene encoding ER membrane protein complex subunit 9; translated protein: MGEVELSCRAYVKMYLHACLFPRCGINGLLLSSGSAGGAVCVTDCVPLLHSHLPLAPISQLALTQVDVWCSQTQQRIVGYYQANACVSDSSPTPCALKIADKISEQFDNAVLLMLDGGKMTADYRLPPIVVYERRDSRWLLKDKHTIMLRHWEETQAIAGQMLESGDQALLVDFDSHLDDITKDWTNQKLNSKIAELASPANGNI